The following are encoded in a window of Primulina eburnea isolate SZY01 chromosome 4, ASM2296580v1, whole genome shotgun sequence genomic DNA:
- the LOC140829837 gene encoding NDR1/HIN1-like protein 1, which yields MTDFETSHHNTSRKKLPRRLFATALSLILLILLLVLVTYIILRPKKPRFILQDATIYAFNLTTATNSLTTTLQATISSHNPNSRISILYEQIHVYASYRRQQITLPALLPANTYQGHRDTIVWSPFLYGSSVPLATYHSGYLNKDQTAGTVLINIRVSGRIRWKVGAFVSWRYHLSVNCPAYINFGEKNNGIAVGPAVIKYQLIMSCGVHV from the coding sequence ATGACGGACTTCGAGACCAGCCACCACAACACCAGTCGGAAAAAGCTCCCCCGCCGCCTCTTCGCCACCGCTCTCTCCCTCATCCTGCTCATCCTCCTCCTCGTCCTCGTAACATACATCATCCTCCGCCCCAAAAAACCCCGTTTCATCCTCCAAGACGCCACCATATACGCCTTCAACCTCACCACCGCCACCAACTCCCTCACCACCACCCTCCAGGCCACCATCTCCTCCCACAACCCCAACAGCAGAATCTCCATTCTCTACGAACAAATCCACGTCTACGCCTCCTACCGCCGCCAGCAAATCACACTCCCCGCACTCCTCCCTGCCAACACCTACCAGGGACACAGAGATACCATCGTCTGGTCGCCATTTCTCTACGGGAGCTCAGTCCCACTGGCAACATATCATTCTGGGTATCTAAACAAGGATCAAACTGCAGGAACAGTGCTGATTAACATCAGAGTTAGCGGCAGAATCAGATGGAAAGTTGGGGCGTTCGTTTCTTGGAGGTATCATTTGAGTGTGAATTGTCCAGCTTACATAAATTTCGGTGAAAAGAACAATGGGATTGCTGTTGGACCTGCTGTAATTAAGTATCAGTTGATAATGAGCTGTGGTGTTCATGTTTGA